In bacterium, a single genomic region encodes these proteins:
- a CDS encoding recombinase family protein — protein MARPRGNQKQREISMRVRNGAGKAIGYARVSTVAQGENGHSLDGQQTRLREAADREGLELIDIVVEVASGRKERDGLKDALQRIMAGEAGTLIVPKIDRLGRSNIGILKTVKQAEEEGVNILSVAESWTVKDGKRIDEVLEIRAWVAEQEAKKISERTREGLAAAKAKGVKLGPPVRTPAEIADRAVALRRARKTIAQIADLFNAEGVPTARGRKWSTSAVYYLVNRVDPAANPEGGYRGKALAAAA, from the coding sequence ATGGCAAGGCCGAGAGGCAATCAGAAGCAGCGGGAGATCAGCATGAGGGTTCGCAACGGAGCCGGAAAGGCTATCGGCTATGCGCGCGTCTCGACGGTCGCGCAGGGCGAGAACGGCCATTCCCTTGACGGTCAGCAGACGCGACTGCGGGAGGCAGCCGACCGCGAGGGCCTGGAGCTGATTGACATCGTCGTGGAGGTGGCCTCGGGCCGCAAGGAGCGCGATGGCCTCAAGGACGCGCTGCAGCGGATCATGGCCGGCGAAGCCGGGACCCTGATCGTGCCGAAGATTGATCGCCTGGGGCGCTCCAACATCGGCATACTCAAGACCGTCAAGCAGGCCGAAGAGGAAGGCGTGAACATCCTGTCGGTCGCGGAGAGCTGGACGGTCAAAGACGGCAAGCGCATTGACGAGGTGTTGGAGATTCGGGCCTGGGTTGCGGAACAGGAGGCCAAGAAGATCAGCGAGCGGACCCGTGAAGGGCTGGCGGCGGCGAAGGCCAAGGGCGTCAAGCTGGGGCCGCCGGTGCGGACGCCTGCGGAGATCGCCGACCGGGCCGTGGCCCTGCGGCGCGCAAGGAAGACCATCGCGCAGATCGCCGACCTGTTCAATGCCGAGGGAGTGCCGACCGCGCGGGGCCGCAAGTGGAGCACCAGCGCCGTCTACTACCTGGTCAACCGAGTGGACCCGGCGGCGAACCCGGAAGGGGGATACCGGGGAAAAGCCCTGGCCGCCGCCGCGTGA
- a CDS encoding ankyrin repeat domain-containing protein, translating to MDLHKAAVAGDTGRVRRLLDGGFLRPKVNVDAPARDERGGTALALAAKEGHTETAALLIEYGADVNARDSLGMTPLLFTASRGRTETAALLIDHEAEVNAQEGRGWTPLHYAAWAGQAEIGRLFIDRGADLGVRAHDGRTALHYAARGGHTEVVTLLLDRGAEIDAQDSKGGTPLSLAAFGGWTETAALLLDHGGDATTALLMTVAYGPVETAALLLDRGADVNAISSEGATPLLSAVSGGNTAVAALLLDHSAAVNMRDPEEITSLLLAAYHGHAGTPALLLDHGAEVNVQGPGGTTPLYLAVGNDHPETAALLRASGARPSAPGVTYSGGDGSSPDEAIAIDDVADHEAGVEAEYLWLRQQFGTIGQCQQALLNVSDKWFDQMDIEAADGTRHTVYFDISAFFGKE from the coding sequence ATGGACCTGCATAAGGCAGCAGTGGCCGGCGACACAGGTAGAGTGAGACGTCTGCTGGACGGGGGCTTCCTGCGACCGAAGGTGAATGTTGATGCACCTGCGCGGGACGAACGTGGCGGGACGGCACTCGCCTTGGCCGCGAAGGAAGGCCACACGGAAACTGCCGCTCTGCTGATCGAGTACGGGGCCGACGTGAACGCGCGAGACTCGCTGGGCATGACACCGCTGCTCTTCACGGCGTCCCGCGGTCGTACTGAGACCGCCGCCCTGCTGATCGATCATGAGGCCGAAGTGAACGCGCAAGAAGGGCGAGGTTGGACCCCGCTGCACTACGCAGCGTGGGCCGGCCAGGCTGAAATAGGCCGCTTGTTCATCGACCGCGGAGCAGACTTGGGTGTGCGAGCCCATGATGGTCGAACCGCGCTGCACTATGCTGCTCGAGGGGGGCACACCGAGGTGGTCACCTTACTGCTGGATCGTGGGGCCGAGATTGATGCGCAGGACTCGAAAGGCGGTACACCGCTCAGCCTGGCTGCCTTCGGTGGCTGGACTGAGACCGCAGCGTTGTTGCTGGACCACGGGGGCGACGCAACCACGGCGCTCCTCATGACTGTCGCCTACGGCCCCGTTGAGACCGCTGCCCTGCTGCTGGATCGTGGGGCTGACGTGAATGCGATTAGCTCGGAAGGAGCAACGCCGCTGCTCTCTGCCGTCAGCGGCGGCAATACCGCGGTGGCCGCGCTGTTGTTGGATCATAGCGCTGCTGTGAACATGCGGGACCCCGAGGAAATAACGTCGCTGCTCTTGGCTGCATACCATGGCCATGCTGGGACGCCCGCGTTGCTGTTGGACCATGGGGCCGAGGTGAATGTGCAGGGCCCCGGCGGTACAACGCCACTGTATCTCGCCGTTGGCAACGACCACCCTGAAACCGCAGCCTTGCTACGTGCAAGCGGAGCCCGTCCAAGTGCTCCAGGTGTCACCTACAGTGGTGGAGACGGCAGTAGTCCTGACGAGGCGATTGCCATTGATGACGTCGCCGACCACGAGGCGGGAGTTGAGGCTGAGTATCTCTGGTTGCGGCAGCAGTTTGGCACGATAGGTCAATGCCAGCAGGCTCTCCTGAACGTATCTGACAAGTGGTTCGACCAAATGGACATAGAGGCCGCTGACGGGACCAGACATACAGTCTACTTCGACATCAGTGCGTTCTTCGGGAAAGAGTGA
- a CDS encoding DEAD/DEAH box helicase family protein, with product MRKTEPEPRQLAVDQPILNSPYEEPLRYWMYENKQPVLIEGHRRDAGYWQRSRKAGAKQQMTLVTEEEFHPLELVNEIRQKVRQWRKDGYPGATKMTRDLLAHWWSTDHEPRLFFCQLEAAETVIWLNEIGDRSVRQRLPLDRDESAAGLANGRGGLRRYGCKMATGAGKTVVMAMIAAWTWLNRAVGGDKERYPEAILAVCPGLTIRERLQVLRPGAPGNYYDKFDLLPDGTRTLIGRGRIHITNWHDFMVQDDGRRRGVRQRGRESDEAFAKRVLHDLGAAKNLLVFNDEAHHAYRPPPLSEDELEGLTQQQRDQREEATVWVAGLDRINANRGLRFCLDLSATPFYIGGSGHEEGTPFPWIVSDFGLVDAIESGLVKIPRVPVASNTGRTEPEYFTLWRWINDKLKREDPASAATGRRRAKPEAICKCADGALQQLAGLWQQSLDQFQREGREVPPAMIVVCDNTALAQVMYEHISGERTEEVEDEKGKKRKVMVRAAGQVFPELLQNTDEYQPTMRIDSRLIAEAENEEEGKTRTVVGDELRRKVSTVGKAGEPGEQVRCVVSVAMLTEGWDANNVKQILGLRAFDSQLLCEQVVGRGLRRINYTVDEETGLLTEEYVDVYGVPFEVIPVKKRAERTAPPERDKTIVKDLPERKHLAIEFPLVEGYVYRVSDRIRADLDAIPEVKVEPNVDPTATISRPKVWSEGGPPGLAGPGETVTQTREAFYREVRLQSIEFDLAQTITRDLLAGQDRQEAFRFKARTQLFPQVLQIVREFIRRRVVCEGVNLKEIGLLNYRELIAQRLLQAIEPDSDRGEPAILPRIERFRPKGSTHDVIFSTERECRPTRKSHISHVVLDSELWEGSAAFCLEASEQVEAYAKNDHLGFVIPYEFADTTHSYIPDYLVRMRNGVMLFIEVKGQETEIDRQKWAAAQRWVRAVNNAGQWGKWEFAVVKKMTDMPKVLAELAGRA from the coding sequence ATGAGGAAGACCGAGCCTGAGCCGCGACAGCTTGCCGTAGACCAGCCCATCCTCAACTCCCCATACGAGGAGCCCTTGCGCTATTGGATGTATGAGAACAAGCAGCCGGTGCTGATCGAGGGGCACCGCCGCGACGCCGGGTACTGGCAGCGCTCCCGCAAGGCCGGCGCGAAGCAGCAGATGACGCTGGTGACGGAGGAGGAGTTTCATCCGCTGGAGCTGGTGAACGAAATACGCCAGAAGGTGCGGCAGTGGCGCAAGGACGGCTATCCCGGCGCGACCAAGATGACGCGGGACCTGCTGGCGCACTGGTGGAGCACGGACCACGAGCCGCGCCTGTTCTTCTGCCAGTTGGAGGCGGCGGAGACGGTCATCTGGCTGAACGAGATCGGCGACCGGAGTGTGCGCCAGCGGCTGCCCCTGGACAGAGACGAGAGCGCGGCGGGACTGGCGAACGGGCGCGGGGGCTTGCGGCGCTATGGCTGCAAGATGGCAACCGGCGCGGGCAAGACCGTGGTCATGGCGATGATCGCGGCTTGGACCTGGCTCAACCGCGCGGTGGGCGGCGACAAGGAGCGGTACCCCGAGGCGATCCTGGCGGTGTGTCCGGGGCTGACGATCCGAGAACGCCTGCAAGTCCTGCGCCCCGGCGCTCCCGGCAACTACTATGACAAGTTCGACCTGCTGCCGGACGGCACCAGGACCCTGATCGGGCGCGGCCGGATTCACATCACGAACTGGCATGACTTCATGGTCCAGGACGATGGCAGGAGGCGTGGTGTTCGCCAGCGGGGCAGGGAGTCCGACGAGGCCTTTGCGAAGCGCGTCCTGCACGACCTCGGCGCGGCGAAGAACCTGCTGGTTTTCAACGATGAGGCCCACCATGCCTACCGCCCACCGCCGCTGAGCGAGGACGAACTGGAGGGCCTGACCCAGCAACAGCGCGACCAGCGTGAGGAAGCGACGGTCTGGGTGGCCGGGCTCGACCGGATCAATGCCAACCGGGGCCTTCGCTTCTGCCTGGACCTGTCGGCCACGCCGTTCTACATCGGCGGCAGCGGCCACGAGGAGGGCACACCGTTCCCCTGGATCGTCTCGGACTTCGGCCTCGTGGACGCCATCGAGAGCGGCCTCGTCAAGATACCGCGCGTGCCGGTTGCCAGCAACACCGGCCGGACGGAGCCGGAGTACTTCACGCTCTGGCGCTGGATCAATGACAAGCTGAAGCGAGAGGACCCGGCCTCGGCCGCAACCGGACGCCGGCGGGCGAAGCCGGAGGCCATCTGCAAGTGTGCCGACGGTGCGCTGCAACAACTGGCGGGCCTGTGGCAACAGAGCCTGGACCAGTTCCAGAGGGAAGGCCGCGAGGTCCCGCCAGCGATGATCGTGGTCTGCGATAACACGGCGCTGGCGCAGGTCATGTACGAGCACATTAGCGGCGAGCGCACCGAAGAAGTCGAAGACGAGAAGGGCAAGAAGCGCAAGGTCATGGTGCGCGCCGCCGGTCAGGTCTTCCCGGAACTGCTCCAAAACACGGACGAGTACCAGCCGACGATGCGCATTGACTCGCGCCTGATCGCCGAGGCCGAGAATGAGGAAGAGGGCAAGACGCGGACGGTGGTCGGGGACGAGCTTAGGCGGAAGGTGTCCACGGTCGGCAAGGCCGGCGAGCCGGGGGAGCAGGTGCGGTGCGTGGTCTCGGTGGCGATGCTGACCGAGGGCTGGGATGCCAACAACGTCAAGCAGATACTCGGCCTGCGGGCCTTCGACTCGCAGCTTCTGTGCGAGCAGGTCGTGGGGCGAGGCCTGCGGCGGATCAACTACACCGTTGACGAAGAGACCGGGCTACTCACGGAGGAGTATGTGGACGTGTACGGGGTGCCCTTCGAGGTCATCCCGGTCAAGAAGCGCGCGGAACGAACGGCGCCGCCGGAACGCGACAAGACCATCGTGAAGGACCTGCCGGAGCGCAAGCACCTGGCGATTGAGTTCCCGCTGGTGGAGGGGTACGTCTACAGAGTCAGCGACCGGATCAGGGCAGACCTGGACGCGATCCCCGAGGTCAAGGTCGAGCCGAACGTGGACCCGACCGCGACGATCTCCCGCCCGAAGGTCTGGAGCGAGGGCGGCCCGCCAGGGCTGGCCGGCCCCGGCGAGACGGTGACCCAGACGCGGGAGGCGTTCTACCGCGAGGTGCGGCTGCAGAGCATCGAGTTCGACCTGGCGCAGACGATCACCAGAGACCTCCTGGCCGGGCAGGACAGGCAGGAGGCCTTCCGGTTCAAGGCCCGGACGCAACTGTTCCCGCAGGTGTTGCAGATCGTGCGTGAGTTCATCCGCAGGCGGGTAGTGTGCGAGGGCGTCAACCTCAAGGAGATCGGGCTGCTGAACTACCGCGAACTGATCGCCCAGCGACTCCTGCAGGCGATCGAGCCCGACAGCGACCGGGGGGAGCCGGCCATTCTCCCGCGCATCGAGCGGTTCCGCCCGAAGGGGTCCACGCATGACGTGATCTTCTCGACGGAGCGCGAGTGCCGCCCGACGCGCAAGAGCCATATCAGCCACGTCGTGCTCGACTCGGAGCTATGGGAAGGCAGCGCGGCCTTCTGCCTGGAGGCCTCGGAGCAGGTTGAGGCCTATGCCAAGAACGACCACCTCGGGTTCGTGATTCCGTACGAGTTCGCCGACACCACGCACTCCTACATTCCCGACTACCTCGTTCGCATGAGGAACGGGGTAATGCTCTTCATCGAGGTCAAAGGCCAGGAGACTGAGATTGACCGGCAGAAGTGGGCGGCGGCGCAACGCTGGGTGCGGGCGGTCAACAACGCCGGGCAGTGGGGCAAGTGGGAGTTCGCGGTCGTCAAGAAGATGACGGACATGCCGAAGGTGCTGGCGGAACTGGCAGGGAGGGCCTGA
- a CDS encoding SMP-30/gluconolactonase/LRE family protein has protein sequence MLFGPVGPVVDSDGNVILADQCSNRIIKFTADGRFLYCVGQFGDGSGQFETPSDVAIDANARIHVADMNNHRIQVLNPDGTAAVSFGSYGETPGALMAPRALAFAPGGELYVLDSSTNSVSVFTAAGGFIRRFGRKGSGLGEFSSPTGIALDPAGNIYVADTYNDRIAKLDPDGQCLATWDAGGLEEPGDLAVTPDGHVLVSDTGNARIVELTSHGEVEGTWAFAGTRTGEFARPFGLTVDRQGNVYVTDADNDRLQVFTPAMKLLRAWPGPRDGDFPCPEGLAADGAGNVYVIDSRLNCVKKISPDGACLLRWGTWGLEPGEFAMPTGIAVDRAGNVYVGDTSNHRIQKFDPSGRFLHMWGSHGDGDGEFDHVSVLATDGRRYLYAADINTCRVQQFTLDGQFVRQLRSGLQADGQFGSIGGMAVDRAGLLYVMDSGCCRVEKFDSGGRFLGGWGKEGAGPGELKQPEGIAVDDAGFVYVFDPAAGCMRKFTSDGRSLATWGERGTGEGQFGWPGACGSGVVVIPDGRVYVADTPNHCLRVFAHAGG, from the coding sequence GTGCTGTTCGGCCCGGTTGGCCCTGTGGTGGACAGCGACGGCAATGTCATCCTCGCGGACCAGTGCAGCAACCGGATCATCAAGTTCACAGCGGACGGCCGCTTCCTTTACTGCGTGGGTCAATTCGGAGATGGATCAGGTCAGTTCGAGACGCCCTCAGATGTCGCCATTGACGCAAACGCGCGCATCCACGTCGCGGACATGAACAACCACCGGATCCAGGTGCTGAACCCGGACGGCACAGCGGCCGTTAGCTTCGGAAGCTATGGTGAGACCCCCGGTGCACTGATGGCGCCGCGCGCCCTCGCCTTCGCGCCCGGCGGCGAACTCTACGTCCTCGACAGCTCCACTAACTCTGTCAGTGTGTTTACCGCTGCTGGCGGGTTCATTCGCCGTTTTGGCCGCAAAGGTAGTGGACTCGGTGAGTTTTCATCTCCCACCGGGATCGCCCTCGACCCCGCAGGCAACATCTATGTCGCAGACACGTACAATGACCGGATCGCGAAGCTCGACCCAGATGGGCAATGCCTCGCCACCTGGGACGCCGGAGGGCTCGAGGAACCCGGCGACCTTGCCGTCACCCCTGATGGGCACGTACTGGTGAGCGACACCGGGAACGCTCGCATCGTAGAGCTGACATCACATGGCGAAGTAGAAGGCACGTGGGCATTTGCCGGAACGCGAACCGGTGAGTTCGCCCGGCCGTTTGGCCTCACCGTCGACCGACAGGGGAACGTGTACGTCACTGACGCAGACAACGACCGGCTGCAGGTGTTCACCCCTGCAATGAAGCTGTTGCGCGCGTGGCCCGGACCGCGCGATGGGGACTTCCCATGCCCCGAGGGGCTTGCCGCGGACGGCGCGGGCAACGTCTACGTCATCGACAGCCGTCTCAACTGCGTGAAGAAGATCTCCCCTGACGGCGCCTGCCTGCTCAGGTGGGGTACCTGGGGCCTGGAGCCTGGGGAGTTCGCCATGCCGACCGGGATTGCCGTGGACAGAGCTGGCAACGTCTACGTCGGCGATACCTCGAATCATCGCATTCAGAAGTTCGATCCCAGCGGGCGCTTTCTACACATGTGGGGCAGCCACGGCGACGGCGATGGCGAGTTTGACCACGTATCGGTACTTGCCACGGACGGTCGTAGATACCTATACGCCGCAGACATCAACACGTGCCGAGTCCAGCAGTTCACACTCGACGGTCAGTTCGTTCGCCAGTTGAGGAGTGGCCTTCAGGCGGACGGTCAATTCGGCTCAATTGGGGGGATGGCAGTCGATCGTGCGGGGCTGTTGTACGTGATGGATAGCGGATGCTGCCGTGTAGAGAAGTTCGACAGTGGCGGTCGCTTCCTCGGCGGTTGGGGAAAGGAAGGCGCCGGTCCGGGTGAGCTGAAGCAGCCTGAAGGCATTGCAGTTGATGACGCCGGATTTGTCTACGTCTTCGACCCGGCGGCGGGGTGTATGCGCAAATTCACGAGCGACGGGCGCAGTTTAGCCACATGGGGCGAACGCGGTACGGGCGAGGGCCAGTTTGGCTGGCCCGGCGCGTGCGGGAGTGGTGTGGTGGTGATTCCTGACGGACGCGTGTATGTCGCCGATACGCCCAATCACTGTCTGCGAGTGTTCGCGCATGCGGGCGGGTAG
- a CDS encoding tyrosine-type recombinase/integrase has product MEPECKFVQKLIEEMAQEDWAAGTKQRLLIDARQFCEWYAGTYSEYPDPDDLALNNADLNDFKAYLLQRCQANTTERKLASLRATLKLVDIALLTKLRFPKVPQAPKASPSGFNRKERLAIFRAADKLSPRDRAIVYLAMWTGARTGSIADAKLSDVEIKARSGSITHDTMKGKAGGHTVPLNAEARDALAAWIKVRPPVQHDFLLCSEKYPYEKLSRWALHSVFHKKLAVHVPEGLRAKLKGLHQCRHSLARMLVAEQGVNWSDAMQTMGWKSPGSVMTYTRASKDDLAKHLERAVGEDVED; this is encoded by the coding sequence ATGGAACCCGAGTGCAAGTTCGTCCAGAAGCTGATCGAGGAGATGGCCCAGGAGGACTGGGCCGCGGGGACCAAGCAGCGATTGCTGATCGATGCCCGGCAGTTCTGCGAGTGGTACGCCGGCACGTACTCCGAGTACCCGGATCCCGACGATCTGGCTCTGAACAATGCCGACCTCAACGACTTCAAGGCCTACTTGCTGCAACGCTGCCAGGCCAACACCACTGAGCGAAAGCTGGCCTCGCTTAGGGCGACGCTGAAGCTGGTGGATATCGCACTGCTCACCAAGCTTCGCTTCCCCAAGGTGCCACAGGCACCGAAGGCATCGCCCAGCGGCTTCAACCGCAAGGAGCGACTCGCGATCTTCCGGGCGGCCGACAAGCTGAGCCCCCGAGATCGTGCCATCGTGTACCTCGCCATGTGGACGGGAGCCCGCACGGGCAGCATCGCGGACGCCAAGCTCAGCGACGTGGAGATCAAGGCGAGATCGGGCAGCATCACCCACGACACGATGAAGGGCAAGGCCGGCGGCCACACCGTGCCGCTCAATGCCGAAGCCCGCGACGCACTGGCGGCTTGGATCAAGGTACGGCCCCCAGTGCAGCACGATTTCTTGCTCTGCTCCGAGAAGTATCCGTATGAGAAATTGAGCCGCTGGGCCCTCCACTCCGTCTTCCACAAAAAACTCGCGGTGCACGTTCCCGAGGGGCTGCGTGCCAAGCTCAAGGGCCTGCACCAGTGCCGCCACTCCCTCGCCAGGATGCTCGTCGCAGAGCAGGGCGTCAACTGGAGCGACGCCATGCAGACCATGGGCTGGAAGTCGCCCGGCAGCGTCATGACCTACACCAGGGCCTCCAAGGACGACCTCGCCAAGCATCTGGAGAGAGCCGTCGGCGAGGACGTCGAGGACTGA
- a CDS encoding site-specific DNA-methyltransferase, with the protein MAYRKKPRKAGTDTGPQVDDYRHDDPRLNLPPAGLSGYEDPASQQPKKRYEYDPHLDPQLVWAGKAEHTSFEVDSVPLYIHERLSTEAIVRAVRREEVQKSLFADPERPLHEVIKAYTYPENWANRLILGDSLVVMNSLLERERMAGQVQMIYLDPPYGIGYNSNFQPRVDKRDVKDGADEDLTREPEQIKAYRDTWTLGIHSYLTYLRDRLLLARDLLSETGSVFVQISDENLHLVRSMMDEVFGADRYVAVINYTKTSGQTAKYLSVTTDYVLWYAKESPAYNPLFVEKSLGGAGSGMYQYVEDCNCERRRLTQEEVANPASIDPRARPYRLGDVTSQRQGRPSGLGTAMHFPVVADGKTFYPPGSRGWSTTSEGMARLSAANRLVVQGDRLAYVRYIDDFAAFERDNNWTDTAGVSDRSYVVQTNTKVVERCLLMTTKPGDIVLDPTCGSGTTAYVAEQWGRRWITCDTSRVSVFLARQRLLTARLDYYDLADEAAGLDGDLKYKTVPHVTLKSIAQNPELDPERVEARREAIRKANPKTRPEEIERLLREANEAIIRANADQETLYDQPEVARNKVRVSGPFTVEAIPPPSLAAMEETPIGGEPEMEGEAEGGGAQAPALQDTASSAAEHIETLIELLRKDGVTFPNNKKMVFATLTGCGRGFIHAEGEPGNGGATGLKKVALSFGPLYGSITTQQVEDGLREANMGGYDGIIFCGFAFDAEAQAVIAADPHQRVRAFMSHIRPDLLMTDDDGHSLLKTTASSQLFTVFGEPEVDLRETDEGFVVELLGVDIYNPLDGSVSSDRGDKVAGWFVDTDYDGRTFCVCQAFFPDRSAWEKLGRALRGVIDEEKFEMLAGTESLPFSKGKHGKAAVKVIDRRGNEVMVVRGL; encoded by the coding sequence ATGGCTTACCGCAAGAAACCCCGCAAGGCCGGCACCGACACCGGGCCGCAGGTGGACGACTACCGCCATGACGACCCCCGGCTCAACCTCCCGCCCGCCGGCCTGTCGGGTTACGAAGACCCCGCCTCCCAGCAGCCCAAGAAGCGGTATGAGTATGACCCGCACCTGGACCCGCAACTGGTCTGGGCCGGCAAGGCCGAGCACACCTCCTTCGAGGTGGACAGCGTGCCCCTCTACATCCACGAGCGGCTGTCCACCGAGGCCATCGTCCGGGCCGTGCGACGCGAGGAGGTGCAGAAGAGCCTCTTCGCCGACCCGGAGCGACCCCTGCATGAGGTCATCAAGGCTTACACCTACCCCGAGAACTGGGCCAACCGCCTGATCCTCGGCGACTCGCTGGTGGTGATGAACTCGCTCCTGGAGCGCGAGCGCATGGCCGGGCAGGTGCAGATGATCTACCTGGACCCGCCTTACGGGATCGGCTACAACAGCAACTTCCAGCCGCGCGTGGACAAGCGCGACGTGAAGGACGGGGCGGATGAGGACCTGACGCGGGAGCCGGAGCAGATCAAGGCTTACCGCGACACCTGGACGCTGGGCATACACTCCTACCTGACCTACCTGCGGGACAGGCTGCTGCTGGCGAGAGACCTGCTCAGCGAGACCGGCAGTGTGTTCGTGCAGATCAGCGACGAGAATCTGCATCTCGTGCGATCCATGATGGATGAGGTCTTCGGTGCCGACAGGTATGTCGCGGTTATCAACTATACGAAGACCTCCGGGCAGACCGCGAAGTACCTTTCCGTGACGACAGATTATGTGCTCTGGTATGCCAAAGAGAGCCCTGCGTACAACCCTCTATTCGTGGAGAAGAGCCTCGGTGGCGCTGGTTCGGGTATGTACCAGTACGTCGAGGACTGCAACTGCGAGCGTCGCCGACTCACTCAGGAAGAGGTAGCCAATCCTGCCAGCATTGATCCCAGAGCGAGGCCATATCGTTTGGGCGATGTCACCTCACAGCGGCAAGGCCGGCCCTCTGGACTTGGGACGGCAATGCACTTCCCCGTCGTGGCTGACGGGAAGACGTTCTACCCACCCGGCTCGCGCGGATGGTCCACTACAAGCGAGGGCATGGCGCGTCTGTCGGCGGCCAATCGCCTTGTGGTGCAAGGAGACCGCTTGGCGTATGTGAGGTACATTGATGACTTCGCTGCCTTCGAGCGGGACAACAACTGGACGGATACCGCAGGCGTCAGCGACCGCAGCTACGTGGTGCAGACCAACACGAAGGTCGTTGAACGTTGCCTTCTGATGACTACGAAGCCCGGCGACATTGTCCTGGACCCGACCTGCGGATCGGGCACGACGGCCTATGTCGCCGAGCAGTGGGGCCGGCGCTGGATCACGTGCGATACCTCCCGCGTTTCCGTCTTTCTCGCGCGGCAACGCCTCCTCACTGCACGCCTCGATTACTATGACCTGGCCGACGAAGCGGCGGGCCTTGACGGCGACCTCAAGTACAAGACCGTGCCGCACGTCACACTCAAGTCCATCGCTCAGAACCCGGAGCTTGACCCGGAGAGAGTGGAGGCGCGGCGGGAGGCGATCCGCAAGGCGAACCCCAAGACCAGACCCGAGGAGATCGAGCGCCTGCTGCGCGAGGCCAACGAGGCGATCATCCGCGCGAACGCGGATCAGGAGACGCTGTACGATCAGCCGGAGGTGGCGCGGAACAAGGTGCGGGTGTCGGGGCCGTTCACGGTGGAGGCGATCCCGCCGCCGTCACTGGCTGCGATGGAGGAGACGCCGATTGGCGGGGAACCGGAGATGGAGGGGGAGGCCGAAGGCGGCGGGGCACAAGCCCCCGCCCTACAGGACACGGCGTCTTCAGCGGCGGAGCACATCGAGACGCTGATTGAGCTACTGCGCAAGGACGGGGTGACTTTCCCGAACAACAAGAAGATGGTCTTCGCGACCCTGACAGGTTGCGGGCGCGGGTTCATCCATGCCGAGGGCGAGCCCGGCAACGGCGGGGCGACCGGCCTCAAGAAGGTGGCCCTGTCCTTCGGGCCACTGTATGGCTCGATCACGACGCAGCAGGTGGAGGACGGCCTGCGGGAAGCGAACATGGGCGGCTATGACGGGATCATCTTCTGCGGCTTCGCCTTCGACGCCGAGGCGCAGGCGGTCATCGCCGCCGACCCGCACCAGCGGGTGCGGGCGTTCATGTCGCACATCCGCCCCGACTTGCTGATGACGGACGACGACGGACACAGCCTGCTCAAGACCACGGCCAGCAGCCAGCTCTTCACGGTGTTCGGCGAGCCGGAGGTGGACTTGCGCGAGACGGACGAGGGCTTCGTCGTGGAGCTGCTCGGCGTGGACATCTACAACCCGCTGGACGGCTCCGTGAGTTCGGACAGGGGCGACAAGGTCGCAGGCTGGTTCGTGGACACGGACTATGACGGGCGGACCTTCTGCGTCTGCCAGGCCTTCTTCCCGGATCGGTCGGCATGGGAGAAGCTGGGGCGGGCCTTGCGCGGGGTCATTGACGAGGAGAAGTTCGAGATGCTGGCCGGCACGGAGTCCCTGCCGTTCTCGAAGGGCAAGCATGGCAAGGCGGCGGTGAAGGTGATTGACCGGCGCGGGAACGAGGTCATGGTGGTGAGGGGGCTATGA